The Mycobacterium seoulense genome has a window encoding:
- a CDS encoding acyl-CoA thioesterase encodes MTSAPAVPPAPDGLTSDDFPVRWPVGTRWADNDMFGHLNNAVYYQLFDTAINAWINTGVGLDPLTTPALGIVAESGCRYFSELHFPEGLVVGVAVTRLGRSSVTYRLGVFRAAQRKQAQPITALGHWVHVYVDRHSRKPVPIPDAVRSLLSTAVVDR; translated from the coding sequence ATGACTTCAGCTCCCGCGGTACCGCCCGCACCGGACGGGCTCACCAGCGACGACTTCCCGGTGCGCTGGCCGGTGGGTACCCGCTGGGCCGACAACGACATGTTCGGCCACCTCAACAACGCGGTCTACTACCAGTTGTTCGACACCGCGATCAACGCCTGGATCAACACCGGCGTGGGGCTGGACCCGCTGACCACGCCCGCGCTGGGCATCGTCGCCGAATCCGGCTGCCGGTACTTCTCGGAACTGCATTTCCCCGAGGGTCTGGTGGTGGGCGTGGCGGTGACCCGGCTGGGCCGCAGCAGCGTCACGTACCGGCTCGGCGTATTCCGGGCGGCGCAGCGGAAGCAGGCGCAGCCCATCACCGCGCTGGGCCACTGGGTGCACGTCTACGTCGACCGGCACAGCCGCAAGCCGGTTCCGATTCCCGACGCCGTCCGCTCGTTGCTGTCGACGGCGGTCGTGGACCGATAA
- a CDS encoding MlaE family ABC transporter permease: protein MTSTSASRRGPYLVGYLRDQLEAPLTLIGGFFRMCVLTGRALFRWPFQWREFVQQCWFIMRVAFLPTIMVSIPLTVLLIFTLNVLLAQFGAADLSGAGAAIGAVTQLGPLTTVLVVAGAGSTAICADLGARTIREEIDAMEVLGIDPIHRLVVPRVIAATLVATLLNGLVITVGLVGGYLFGVYLQNVSGGAYLATLTTITGLPEVVIATVKAATFGLIAGLVGCYRGLTVRGGSKGLGTAVNETVVLCVVALYAVNVVLTTIGVRFGTGH from the coding sequence GTGACGTCAACGTCGGCTAGTCGACGGGGCCCCTACTTGGTCGGTTACCTGCGCGATCAGCTGGAGGCCCCGCTGACCCTCATCGGCGGCTTTTTCCGGATGTGCGTGCTGACCGGACGGGCCCTGTTCCGCTGGCCGTTCCAATGGCGCGAGTTCGTCCAGCAGTGCTGGTTCATCATGCGGGTGGCCTTCCTGCCGACCATCATGGTCTCGATCCCGCTGACCGTCCTGCTGATCTTCACGCTCAACGTGCTGCTGGCCCAGTTCGGGGCCGCCGACCTGTCCGGCGCCGGGGCCGCGATCGGTGCCGTCACCCAGCTCGGCCCGCTCACCACGGTGCTGGTGGTGGCCGGCGCCGGGTCGACGGCGATCTGCGCGGACCTGGGTGCACGCACCATCCGCGAGGAGATCGACGCCATGGAGGTGCTCGGCATCGACCCCATCCACCGGCTGGTGGTCCCGCGCGTGATCGCCGCGACCCTGGTCGCCACGCTGCTCAACGGGCTGGTGATCACCGTCGGCCTGGTCGGCGGCTACCTGTTCGGTGTCTACCTGCAGAACGTCTCCGGGGGCGCCTACCTGGCCACCCTGACCACGATCACCGGCCTGCCCGAGGTCGTCATCGCGACCGTCAAGGCCGCGACGTTCGGCCTGATCGCGGGACTGGTCGGCTGTTACCGCGGGCTGACCGTGCGCGGGGGATCCAAGGGCCTCGGCACCGCCGTCAACGAGACCGTCGTGCTGTGCGTGGTCGCGCTGTACGCGGTCAACGTGGTGCTGACGACCATCGGTGTGCGATTCGGAACGGGACACTGA
- a CDS encoding SRPBCC family protein — protein sequence MPVMSKTVEVRADAAVIMAIVADFEAYPQWNEEIKGLWVLARYDDGRPSQLRLDTDYQGMQGMFIQAVYYPGENQIQTVLQQGDLFTKQEQLFSVVELGESSLLTVDLDVETSMPVPAPMVKQLLNNVLDHLAEKLKQRAEQLASG from the coding sequence ATGCCAGTGATGAGCAAGACCGTCGAGGTCCGCGCCGACGCCGCCGTGATCATGGCCATCGTCGCCGACTTCGAGGCCTACCCGCAGTGGAACGAGGAGATCAAGGGCCTCTGGGTGCTGGCCCGATACGACGACGGCCGCCCCAGCCAGCTGCGGCTCGACACCGACTACCAAGGCATGCAAGGCATGTTCATCCAGGCCGTGTACTACCCGGGCGAGAACCAGATCCAGACCGTCCTACAGCAGGGTGACCTCTTCACCAAGCAGGAGCAGCTGTTCAGCGTGGTGGAGCTGGGCGAGTCCAGCTTGCTGACCGTTGACCTGGACGTCGAGACCTCGATGCCGGTTCCCGCGCCGATGGTCAAGCAGCTCCTCAACAACGTGTTGGACCACCTCGCCGAAAAACTCAAGCAGCGGGCCGAGCAGCTGGCATCCGGCTAG
- a CDS encoding enolase C-terminal domain-like protein, translating to MKITGLEVVPFETVVDRISFGQLMTDYRVVQTVTKVLTDDGIEGYYFGGHFHGDQDGLLPGDQAIIQQFLGPLLAGQDPLDRAEIWRQLWAAKLPENVCSVIDLALWDLAGRAAGLPVRKLLGGARDRVKAYASSFNNLGSPDEYAAHALECKRHGYAAYKIHPYHYWNPATGQFAFPRPSYVDWDIRVCREVRAAVGDEMVLMFDPWGTYHTHEDALRVGRELERLGFYWYEHPMPEYRVEAYRRLGDELDIPICSPEIAEGGIYTRADWILRRASDISRIDVLRGGITGVMKLAGMCEAVGMRCELHMSGFGNLQVLGATSEDVCEYYERGLLGPGVRYDAAPPHLTAPCDPLTPDGFVEIPSAPGLGYEIRWDYIQEHRLPDAGVEPVPPLHPR from the coding sequence ATGAAGATCACCGGCCTCGAGGTTGTGCCGTTCGAGACGGTCGTCGACCGAATTTCGTTCGGCCAGCTGATGACTGATTACCGCGTGGTGCAGACGGTGACCAAGGTGCTCACCGACGACGGGATCGAGGGCTACTACTTCGGCGGGCACTTTCACGGCGACCAGGACGGCCTGCTGCCCGGGGATCAGGCGATCATCCAACAATTTCTGGGCCCGCTGCTGGCCGGCCAGGACCCGCTCGACCGGGCGGAGATCTGGCGGCAACTGTGGGCGGCGAAGCTCCCCGAAAATGTCTGCAGCGTCATCGATCTCGCCTTGTGGGATCTGGCCGGGCGGGCCGCCGGGCTGCCGGTACGCAAACTGCTGGGCGGTGCCCGGGACCGGGTGAAGGCCTATGCCAGCAGTTTCAACAACCTCGGATCACCCGACGAATACGCCGCCCATGCGCTCGAGTGCAAGCGTCATGGCTACGCCGCCTACAAGATCCACCCCTACCACTACTGGAATCCCGCGACGGGTCAGTTCGCCTTCCCGCGGCCCTCCTATGTGGACTGGGACATCCGGGTGTGCCGGGAGGTTCGGGCGGCAGTGGGCGACGAGATGGTTCTGATGTTCGACCCGTGGGGGACCTACCACACCCACGAGGATGCGCTGCGGGTCGGCCGCGAGCTGGAACGGCTGGGCTTCTACTGGTACGAGCACCCCATGCCGGAGTACCGGGTGGAGGCCTACCGGCGACTCGGCGACGAACTCGACATCCCGATCTGCTCGCCCGAGATCGCCGAGGGCGGCATCTACACCCGGGCGGACTGGATCCTGCGGCGTGCGTCCGACATCAGCCGCATCGACGTCCTGCGTGGCGGCATCACCGGCGTGATGAAGCTGGCCGGGATGTGTGAGGCGGTCGGCATGCGCTGCGAGCTACACATGAGCGGCTTCGGCAACCTGCAGGTCCTCGGCGCCACCAGCGAAGACGTCTGCGAATACTACGAGCGTGGCCTGCTGGGGCCAGGGGTGCGCTACGACGCCGCGCCGCCGCATCTGACGGCACCATGCGACCCACTCACGCCGGACGGATTCGTCGAGATACCGTCGGCGCCCGGACTGGGCTACGAAATCCGTTGGGATTACATCCAAGAACACCGATTGCCGGACGCGGGGGTGGAACCCGTCCCGCCGCTGCACCCGAGATAA
- a CDS encoding hydroxyacid-oxoacid transhydrogenase: MACCDYPIPSEGCDGAFTVDASRVTFGRNCLAEVGDRAAAHRLRRVALFSDAGVAALPIFAKTRDSLIAAGLDVVTYTDVHVEPTDASFRDAADFARDLDPDGYVSLGGGSVIDTCKAANLYATHPADFLTYVNAPVGAGEPVPGPLKPHIACPTTAGTGSEVTGIAIFDLLSLSAKTGIASPALRPTEALVDPDCTASLPAEVVASAGLDVLSHALESYTARPYVRRRAPERPSLRPMSQGANPWSDLGCRESLGVLGRFLERAVHDPADGEAREQMMWAATLAGIAFGNAGVHAPHGMAYAVAGLVRDFRPAGYPGDEPLVPHGMAVILNAPSCFRFTAEVNPERHLEGARLLGADTRGAGPEDAGEVLAAELIRIMRAVGMPNGLGGVGYTEDDVVALAEGAHPQQRLLQNAPREMSKPVLADLFRRGMRYW, from the coding sequence ATGGCGTGCTGCGATTACCCGATCCCCTCAGAAGGCTGCGACGGCGCCTTCACCGTCGACGCGTCGCGGGTGACGTTCGGGCGCAACTGCCTGGCGGAGGTGGGGGACAGGGCCGCCGCTCACCGGTTGCGGCGGGTGGCGCTGTTCTCCGACGCCGGCGTGGCCGCGCTGCCGATCTTCGCCAAGACGCGTGACTCGCTCATCGCCGCCGGACTGGACGTGGTCACCTACACCGACGTGCACGTCGAGCCCACCGACGCGTCCTTCCGGGACGCGGCGGATTTCGCCCGAGACCTCGATCCGGACGGCTACGTATCGCTGGGCGGTGGCTCGGTGATCGACACGTGCAAGGCCGCCAATCTGTACGCGACCCATCCCGCCGACTTCCTGACCTACGTCAACGCGCCCGTCGGCGCCGGTGAACCCGTGCCGGGCCCACTCAAGCCGCACATCGCATGCCCCACCACGGCCGGCACCGGCAGCGAGGTGACCGGCATCGCGATATTCGACCTTCTGTCGCTGTCGGCGAAGACCGGCATCGCTTCTCCCGCGTTGCGGCCCACGGAGGCGCTCGTCGACCCCGACTGCACGGCGAGCCTGCCCGCCGAGGTCGTCGCCTCGGCGGGCCTCGATGTGCTCTCGCACGCCTTGGAGTCCTACACCGCGCGGCCCTACGTGCGGCGTCGCGCCCCCGAACGGCCCAGCCTGCGGCCAATGAGCCAGGGCGCCAATCCCTGGAGCGATCTGGGTTGCCGTGAGTCGTTGGGCGTGCTGGGGCGGTTTTTGGAGCGTGCGGTGCACGACCCCGCCGACGGTGAGGCCCGCGAGCAGATGATGTGGGCCGCGACGCTTGCGGGCATCGCGTTCGGTAACGCGGGTGTCCATGCCCCGCACGGGATGGCCTACGCGGTGGCGGGGCTGGTACGCGACTTCCGGCCCGCGGGCTACCCGGGCGACGAGCCACTCGTGCCGCACGGCATGGCCGTCATCCTCAATGCGCCGTCGTGTTTCCGCTTCACGGCCGAGGTCAACCCGGAGCGGCACCTCGAGGGCGCCCGGCTGCTGGGCGCTGACACCCGGGGCGCCGGCCCCGAGGATGCGGGCGAGGTGCTCGCCGCCGAACTCATCCGGATCATGCGCGCGGTCGGCATGCCGAACGGCCTTGGCGGGGTGGGCTACACCGAAGACGACGTGGTGGCGCTGGCCGAGGGCGCCCATCCGCAGCAGCGCCTCCTGCAGAACGCTCCGCGTGAGATGAGCAAACCGGTTCTGGCGGACCTTTTTCGGCGCGGCATGCGCTACTGGTAG
- a CDS encoding nuclear transport factor 2 family protein codes for MSDDQTAIRELLAGYALALDAGDIDECLELFLPHAEFRVYGRRFAGHDGIGRMFRDAPRGLHLTGVSRIDVRGDTATARSQVLFVRAGDLHLRPALYDDELVRTDGRWWFLRRRCHFVTSRGLSDTPEVTPS; via the coding sequence GTGAGCGATGATCAAACCGCGATCCGCGAATTGCTGGCCGGTTACGCCCTCGCGCTCGACGCGGGCGACATCGACGAATGCCTGGAGCTGTTCCTCCCGCACGCCGAATTTCGGGTCTACGGGCGGCGTTTCGCTGGGCATGACGGCATCGGAAGAATGTTCCGGGACGCTCCGCGCGGGCTGCACCTGACCGGGGTGTCGCGCATCGACGTCCGCGGCGACACCGCAACCGCGCGGTCGCAGGTGTTGTTCGTCCGGGCGGGTGACCTGCACCTCCGACCCGCCCTCTACGACGACGAACTGGTGCGCACCGACGGGCGGTGGTGGTTCCTGCGGCGCCGCTGCCACTTCGTCACCAGCCGCGGCCTGTCCGACACCCCGGAGGTCACGCCATCATGA
- a CDS encoding flavin-containing monooxygenase has protein sequence MSGPTIGIIGAGPGGLALGILLARAGFRDFTIFDREDDVGGTWRINTYPGLACDVKSHLYSYSFDLNPDWSRLWSGQAEILAYFQRCADKYALRPHLRLRTEIRSARWEGDARRWCLTTTEGHRHHFDVVVSAVGLFTRPLLPDLVQEEPFTGTVMHSARWDHSIPLEGKRIAVLGTGSTASQLLPELAKVAAKVYSVQRSPTWILPKPDRHYTRRERWVFAHVPWAKKLYRTRLWLRSEANISVIEHGSEKTHEFTAVALALLEKSIADEELRRKLTPTHPMGCKRLVFSSDYLPTLTQPHVEVLTSPARCLRAHSLVTEDGTEREVDVVVCATGYAAADYLGELDVSGERGVTLREAWRDGPHAYLGMAVPGFPNFFMLYGPNTNVGSNSVIFMLEAQARYIVRALRHMRRKGRNYIAVRPAALADFVATIDRWMVGTVWTTQCSNYFRAANGRVVTQWPRSARSFWGMTRRFRPGDFRFEAPADPVPGAPAAPDRETR, from the coding sequence ATGAGCGGCCCGACGATCGGGATCATCGGCGCCGGGCCCGGCGGCCTGGCCCTGGGGATCCTGCTCGCGCGAGCCGGGTTTCGGGACTTCACCATCTTCGACCGGGAAGACGACGTGGGCGGGACCTGGCGCATCAACACCTATCCGGGACTGGCGTGTGACGTCAAGTCACACCTCTACTCGTACTCGTTCGACCTGAACCCGGACTGGTCGCGGCTGTGGTCGGGGCAGGCCGAGATATTGGCGTACTTCCAGCGTTGTGCCGACAAGTACGCGCTGCGCCCACACTTGAGGCTGCGCACCGAGATCCGTTCCGCACGGTGGGAGGGCGACGCGCGGCGGTGGTGCCTGACCACGACCGAGGGCCACCGGCACCACTTCGACGTGGTGGTTTCCGCCGTGGGCCTGTTCACCCGTCCGCTTCTCCCCGACCTCGTGCAGGAGGAACCGTTCACCGGAACGGTGATGCACTCGGCGCGGTGGGATCACTCGATCCCGCTCGAGGGCAAGCGAATCGCGGTGCTCGGCACCGGATCCACGGCGTCGCAGCTGTTGCCCGAGTTGGCCAAGGTGGCAGCCAAGGTCTACTCGGTGCAGCGATCGCCGACCTGGATCCTGCCCAAGCCGGACAGGCACTACACGCGCCGCGAACGCTGGGTCTTCGCCCACGTGCCGTGGGCCAAGAAGCTGTACCGGACCCGGCTGTGGCTGCGCAGCGAGGCCAACATCTCGGTGATCGAGCACGGCAGCGAAAAGACCCACGAGTTCACGGCCGTCGCGCTCGCCCTACTCGAAAAGTCCATCGCCGATGAGGAATTACGCCGCAAGCTCACCCCCACCCACCCCATGGGCTGCAAGCGGCTGGTGTTCTCCTCGGACTACCTGCCCACCCTGACCCAGCCCCACGTGGAGGTGCTGACCAGCCCGGCGCGGTGCCTGCGGGCACACTCCCTGGTCACCGAGGACGGCACCGAACGCGAGGTCGACGTGGTGGTGTGCGCGACCGGCTACGCCGCGGCCGACTATCTGGGGGAGCTCGACGTCTCCGGGGAACGCGGCGTCACCCTGCGCGAGGCGTGGCGGGACGGGCCGCACGCCTACCTCGGCATGGCGGTACCGGGATTTCCGAACTTCTTCATGCTGTACGGCCCCAACACCAACGTGGGCTCCAACAGCGTCATCTTCATGCTCGAGGCTCAAGCGCGCTACATCGTGCGTGCACTCAGACACATGCGGCGCAAGGGCAGGAACTACATCGCGGTGCGGCCCGCCGCGCTGGCCGACTTCGTCGCCACGATCGACCGGTGGATGGTCGGCACCGTTTGGACCACGCAGTGCAGCAACTACTTTCGCGCCGCAAACGGTCGCGTGGTGACGCAGTGGCCGCGAAGCGCGCGTAGCTTCTGGGGCATGACACGGCGTTTCCGCCCGGGCGACTTCCGCTTCGAAGCGCCGGCCGACCCGGTGCCCGGCGCGCCGGCGGCGCCGGACAGGGAAACTCGATGA
- the fadD5 gene encoding fatty-acid--CoA ligase FadD5 translates to MTAQLASHLAQGTEQPYLARRQNWVNQLERHALMQPGATALRFLGKTVTWGELRRRVAALADALSRRGVGFGDRVMVLMLNRTEFVESVLAVNMLGGIAVPLNFRLTAAEIAFLVQDCEARVMITESVLVPVATGVRNAEPLLGTIVVAGGAGDDNVLGYEDLINEPGAAHEPVDIPNDSPALIMYTSGTTGRPKGAVLTHTNLTGQTMTGLYTNGADINSDVGFVGVPFFHIAGIGNMLTGMLLGTPTVIYPLGAFDPGQLLDVLAEEKVTGLFLVPAQWQAVCSEQQARPRDLRLRVMSWGAAPAPDALLREMSATFPGTQILAAFGQTEMSPVTCMLLGEDAIRKRGSVGKVIPTVSARVVDENMNDVPVGEVGEIVYRAPTLMSGYWNNPEATAEAFAGGWFHSGDLVRMDADGYVWVVDRKKDMIISGGENIYCAEVENVLASHPSIVEVAVIGRSHDKWGEVPIAVAAVAGDQLLLEELAEFLAERLARYKHPKALEIVDALPRNPAGKVLKTELRIRYGSANFDENGSKTKDFTAREES, encoded by the coding sequence TTGACCGCGCAATTGGCGAGCCATCTGGCACAGGGGACCGAGCAGCCGTACCTGGCCCGGCGACAGAACTGGGTGAACCAACTGGAGCGGCATGCCCTGATGCAGCCCGGCGCGACAGCGCTGCGGTTCCTTGGCAAGACCGTGACGTGGGGGGAACTGCGGCGCCGGGTGGCGGCGCTGGCCGATGCGTTGAGCCGTCGGGGAGTCGGTTTCGGCGATCGGGTCATGGTCCTGATGCTCAATCGCACCGAATTCGTCGAGTCGGTGCTGGCGGTCAACATGCTCGGCGGCATCGCCGTACCCCTGAACTTCCGGCTCACCGCCGCCGAAATCGCCTTCCTGGTACAGGATTGCGAAGCCCGCGTGATGATCACCGAATCGGTGCTCGTCCCGGTCGCCACCGGGGTCCGCAACGCCGAGCCACTGTTGGGCACGATCGTCGTGGCCGGCGGCGCGGGCGACGACAACGTGCTCGGCTACGAAGACCTGATCAACGAGCCCGGCGCTGCCCACGAACCCGTCGACATCCCGAACGATTCGCCGGCGCTGATCATGTACACCTCGGGCACCACGGGCCGTCCGAAGGGCGCCGTGCTGACCCACACCAACTTGACCGGCCAGACCATGACGGGGCTGTACACCAACGGCGCCGACATCAACAGCGACGTCGGTTTCGTCGGCGTTCCGTTCTTCCACATCGCGGGCATCGGCAACATGCTGACCGGGATGCTGCTGGGAACGCCGACGGTGATCTACCCGCTGGGCGCGTTCGACCCGGGTCAGCTGCTCGACGTGCTGGCCGAGGAGAAGGTCACCGGCCTCTTCCTGGTGCCCGCGCAGTGGCAGGCCGTCTGCTCCGAGCAACAGGCACGGCCCCGCGACCTGAGGCTGCGGGTGATGTCGTGGGGGGCGGCGCCGGCCCCGGACGCGCTGCTGCGTGAGATGTCGGCGACGTTTCCCGGCACCCAGATCCTCGCCGCGTTCGGCCAGACCGAGATGTCGCCGGTCACCTGCATGCTGCTGGGCGAGGACGCGATCCGCAAACGTGGATCGGTCGGCAAGGTGATCCCGACCGTGAGCGCCCGCGTGGTCGACGAAAACATGAACGACGTGCCCGTCGGCGAGGTTGGCGAAATCGTCTATCGCGCACCAACTTTGATGAGCGGCTACTGGAACAACCCGGAGGCCACCGCGGAGGCGTTCGCGGGCGGTTGGTTTCACTCCGGGGACCTGGTCCGGATGGACGCCGACGGCTACGTCTGGGTGGTCGATCGCAAGAAGGACATGATCATCTCGGGCGGCGAGAACATCTACTGCGCCGAGGTGGAAAACGTGCTGGCCAGCCATCCCAGCATCGTCGAAGTCGCGGTCATCGGGCGCTCACACGACAAGTGGGGCGAGGTGCCGATCGCCGTCGCGGCGGTCGCCGGCGACCAGCTGCTGCTCGAGGAGCTGGCGGAATTTCTGGCCGAGCGGCTCGCCCGGTACAAGCACCCCAAGGCGCTCGAAATCGTGGATGCGCTGCCGCGCAATCCCGCCGGCAAGGTGCTCAAGACTGAGCTGCGGATTCGTTACGGATCCGCAAATTTCGACGAAAACGGTTCCAAGACAAAAGATTTCACTGCCAGAGAGGAAAGCTGA
- a CDS encoding GntR family transcriptional regulator, with the protein MNAPLSTRLRSRRPLRRAQLSDEVAGHLRAAIMSGALRPGTFIRLDETAAELGVSVTPVREALLKLRGEGMVQLEPHRGHVVLPLTRQDIEDIFWLQATIAKELAAAATDHITEAEINELERINEALAAAVGSSDAETIAGIEFAFHRVFNQASGRIKLAWFLLNAARYMPVLVYAADAQWGAAAVENHRQLIAALRRRDAAAVIEHTVWQFTDAAARLTEMRDRTGIFD; encoded by the coding sequence GTGAACGCACCGCTATCGACGCGACTGAGGAGCCGACGGCCACTGCGCCGGGCACAGCTGTCGGATGAGGTCGCGGGCCACTTGCGGGCGGCGATCATGTCCGGGGCGCTGCGGCCGGGAACGTTCATCCGCCTGGATGAGACCGCCGCCGAGCTCGGTGTCAGCGTCACACCGGTGCGCGAAGCCCTGCTGAAGCTGCGCGGCGAGGGCATGGTGCAGCTGGAACCCCACCGCGGTCACGTCGTGTTGCCGCTGACGCGCCAGGACATCGAAGACATCTTCTGGCTGCAGGCCACCATCGCCAAGGAGCTGGCGGCCGCCGCCACCGACCACATCACCGAGGCCGAGATCAACGAGCTGGAGCGCATCAACGAGGCGCTCGCCGCGGCCGTCGGGTCCAGCGACGCCGAGACCATCGCGGGCATCGAGTTCGCGTTTCATCGGGTCTTCAATCAGGCGAGCGGCCGGATCAAATTGGCGTGGTTCCTGCTCAACGCCGCGCGCTACATGCCGGTGCTGGTGTACGCCGCCGACGCGCAGTGGGGTGCCGCCGCGGTCGAGAATCACCGGCAGTTGATCGCGGCGCTGCGCCGGCGGGACGCCGCGGCGGTGATCGAGCACACCGTGTGGCAGTTCACCGACGCGGCGGCCCGGCTGACCGAGATGCGGGACCGCACGGGCATCTTCGACTAG
- a CDS encoding alpha/beta hydrolase, giving the protein MTLLDGAERLDPELRAIATTRTDFSFGSIQLTREPFNERRRAAAEQTEVRGVQIAEDRVPAEHPVPVRIYRGGPTPAPAVVYCHAGGFALGNLDTDHRQCVELARRGRCTVVSVDYRLAPEHPYPGALDDASAALRWVVAHARELGVDAARLGVAGSSAGATLAACLAHAAADGALPPVAFQLLHQPVLDDRTTPSKKEFRTSPAFDGEAAELMWGHYLGETSGSESAAPARRTRLQGLPPALITCAEIDPFRDEAIDYAHRLLRAGVSTGLHVFARTCHGFDSLLPDWSVSERLFALQGHALRDALDTTGAGPSPLL; this is encoded by the coding sequence ATGACGCTCCTGGACGGCGCCGAACGCCTCGACCCCGAACTGCGGGCCATCGCGACCACCCGAACCGACTTCTCTTTCGGCTCAATCCAACTCACCCGCGAACCGTTCAACGAGCGGCGCCGCGCCGCGGCCGAACAGACCGAAGTGCGGGGGGTCCAGATCGCCGAGGACCGGGTGCCCGCGGAACACCCGGTACCGGTGCGGATTTATCGCGGCGGGCCCACACCGGCACCCGCGGTCGTCTACTGCCATGCCGGCGGCTTCGCGCTGGGAAACCTGGACACCGACCACCGCCAATGCGTGGAACTCGCGCGCCGCGGCCGGTGCACGGTGGTGTCGGTGGACTACCGGCTGGCGCCGGAGCACCCCTACCCGGGCGCGCTCGACGACGCGAGCGCCGCGCTGCGATGGGTGGTGGCCCACGCCCGCGAACTCGGCGTCGACGCGGCCCGGCTCGGCGTCGCCGGCAGCAGCGCCGGCGCCACCCTGGCCGCGTGCCTGGCGCACGCGGCGGCCGACGGGGCACTGCCGCCCGTCGCCTTCCAGTTGCTGCACCAACCCGTGCTGGACGATCGGACCACCCCGTCCAAGAAGGAATTTCGCACCAGCCCCGCGTTCGACGGCGAGGCGGCCGAGCTGATGTGGGGCCACTACCTGGGCGAAACATCCGGATCGGAATCGGCCGCGCCCGCGCGGCGGACCCGACTCCAGGGTCTGCCCCCGGCGCTGATCACGTGCGCGGAGATCGATCCGTTCCGCGACGAAGCGATCGACTACGCGCACCGGCTGCTCCGCGCCGGGGTATCGACCGGGCTGCACGTGTTCGCGCGCACCTGCCATGGATTCGATTCGCTGCTGCCCGACTGGTCGGTATCCGAGCGCCTGTTCGCGCTGCAGGGCCATGCGTTGCGGGACGCCTTGGACACGACGGGCGCGGGACCTTCGCCTCTACTCTGA
- a CDS encoding SDR family NAD(P)-dependent oxidoreductase, producing the protein MSQRVALVTGAAGGQGWAIAKRLRAEGYSVAACDRRAHELAAGVGELGDDEVIAIELDVTSESGWQSAVDTAIARFGALTTLVNNAGVLHRASLADETAEGFESSWRVNCFGAFLGIHAALDHLRAAQHAAVVNICSTGAIRPFPHHAAYGSAKWALRGLTQNAAAELAPLGIRVNAVFPGPIATPMLDGATQLRLAASSAFGRIGQPSEIADAVAFLVSEHASFITGAELVVDGGQCVQIR; encoded by the coding sequence ATGAGTCAACGTGTCGCACTGGTGACCGGCGCGGCCGGCGGCCAGGGCTGGGCCATCGCCAAACGACTGCGGGCGGAAGGCTATTCGGTGGCCGCCTGTGACCGTCGCGCGCACGAACTGGCCGCGGGGGTCGGCGAGCTGGGCGACGACGAGGTGATCGCGATCGAACTCGACGTCACGTCGGAATCAGGGTGGCAGTCCGCGGTCGACACCGCGATCGCCCGGTTCGGGGCGCTGACCACGCTGGTCAACAACGCCGGCGTACTGCACCGCGCGTCGTTGGCCGACGAGACGGCGGAGGGCTTCGAGAGTTCCTGGCGGGTCAATTGTTTCGGCGCGTTCCTGGGCATCCACGCGGCGCTGGACCACCTGCGCGCGGCGCAGCACGCGGCCGTCGTCAACATCTGCAGCACCGGCGCCATCCGCCCCTTCCCGCACCATGCGGCCTACGGCTCGGCGAAGTGGGCCTTGCGCGGCCTGACCCAGAACGCCGCGGCCGAACTGGCTCCCCTCGGCATCCGGGTCAACGCCGTGTTCCCCGGACCGATCGCGACCCCGATGCTCGATGGCGCCACCCAACTGCGGCTCGCCGCGTCGTCGGCCTTCGGGCGGATCGGCCAGCCGAGCGAGATTGCCGACGCGGTCGCGTTCCTGGTCTCCGAGCACGCGTCGTTCATCACCGGGGCGGAGCTGGTGGTCGACGGTGGCCAGTGCGTGCAGATCCGATGA